In Glycine soja cultivar W05 chromosome 10, ASM419377v2, whole genome shotgun sequence, the genomic stretch CAACAGCAGGCACTTTTGACTGAGAATCCATTGTCTGATCTGGAGGAGCCGCCATCTCCCATTAAAAGGCACGTGAAGTGGAAAATGGCTAGAACCAAACGATATGGCCAGATGACATCAAAGGCAGCAAAAGAAATTTCGGATAGAATTGTGAGTTGCAGCATGATTATAATCAATTTGGAActaatttttgtttgctttatAATTACTACCTCATTAACTCTTTCAATATGTTGTGCTTGTTTTAGGACTCGTTAGAAGAGCAGACGACACAGGGTAGTTTTGTTCCCCATGGTCGGATGACATCTTGAATACGGCCATTGGCAAACCGGAACATCCAGGTCGAGTTCGTGCAGCGGGATCTGGTATGACCCTTACTCAATTTTATGGTAGGGCAACACGTACGTCGAGTAGTTCCTCAGCAACACTAATGCAACAACAGTGGGCTGACATTATTGGAAACATAAAGGAACAAGTAAGGAATGAATATGAAGAACAACACAAGAGGAGTCTGGAGGAATTTAAGAAGGAGTTGTCCAGTCAGATCTTCATTCAATTGAGTCAGATGGGATCACAATACTCTCCCCTTATTGAGGTGGATTTACAGGCATTGGCTGCACGTCTTAGCACTAAAGGAAGTAATGTAGAAACTGCTGATGTTGACCCATCAGGCGACAAAAATGTGAGCTTAAAACCCACTATGGGGTTATACGTGCAACGACAAAATACTACAGTGTTGGTGGCCTTGGGGAAAATATGTGAGGGTGGATCAGCCATTCACAATGTCACTTATGCTGATGATGTTGTGAGGGTGAGTGTTGACAAAGTTATAGAAGGTGATGCCGAAGTGCCCTTCCCGACATCAGAGATTCAATATGTCAAGCAGGCTCTTCAAACATTCATTGCATGGCCAACAAATCTTGTGAAAAAAGTGTCACATGAGGTAAATTTGGTGTTATTATATTTGCTGCATGACATGTTTACATGAATATATGTTAGTTTATGAAATTATgtaaattgttgttttcattaCACAATTAGGAGTCCGATACTAGTCCAAAGAAACTTCCTGAAACAGATGAAAGAGGGACGAATGATTTTGACCATGATCCGTTGCGTCAACTGATTAAGAGCCTATATTTCATGTACGACACACCTGTTGAGTTGAAGTGGGATGGCAGCAAATTTGGGCTTTCAAATGTTGATGCTTCATTCTTCTTGACATTCTCTGATGTAAATGAAATAGTAGCTGGATACAAATGTTTGAACATATCTATACTACAGTTATGGATGTTGTAagtaaatttaatatgattcaTTGATAAGTAGTATTTTGTATGCTATGCATCAGTAtcaatttttatgtataatttatcAAAGCAGGTTTTTGGATGAGTGGAGCTCTACTTTGGGTCATGCTTccgtgtatggattccttgagccacaaTCGATACACAATGCAAAGGATCGACGTGCTGAATGTGAGCATTACTTACAAGCATGGCTCAAGGAATCGCAACGAGAGGTGTACCTAGGAGCTTACTTAAATCAGTAAGTACtattaattcaaatggttataaataATGTTGAAGTTCTACGTACCTAATACTTGTTTCTTGTAGGGGCCATTGGCAACTGGTAGTACTGTGTCCTGCGACCAATGTTGTTGCATGGTTTTGTTCGTTACGTAAGAAGCCTGATACTCATATCAAAACTGCAATTAACAAGTAAAGTTTTGTATTGTCCCTCATATCATGCAGTGTAATATTTTGTGTCAACCATTTGTTATCGTCGTATAGATGTTGATCATGCTATTATTATAAGCAGTGCAATGAAGTCAGCAAACACAACCGCGGATGGTACAAATAATCCAGCAACTCCTAAGTGGGTTGAAGTCAAGGTTAGTGATgcaattaatcattattttccAGTATTGATCTTCAAATGATAACCTCAATACAATTGTTAGAtcgaattattatttatattgaatGTAGAGCCATGTACAAAGCGGAGGGTATGAGTGTGGCTACTAcgtgatgcattggatgtggaacaTCGTCGGTGGGGGTTTAAAGAATGATTGGAGCATGGTATGTTCGGTTTAACATCTTCAAATTACTATTTTAGTagtattttcattcattttacaTCTTCATTAAATACACCCTTTGTATTCTTCATATTTTGTAGTGGTTTCTTGATGGAACGGCGTTAGACAACGAAACAATTACAACGATTCGCCAGAAATGGGCAGCATATTTTCTTAAAGTTCAAAGCATTCAATGTACAAAGTCTTAGTTGACATAGGAAATCTTTTGGTTATTGTGAACATTACTGAGACAAATGTCACTATATTGGCTTGTATTTATTTggaaatatatttatgaaactTTGTGTTTTGTTGTCTCTACCGCTTACATTTTTGCTATACcgcttattcttttttttaataagacagCAGACATAAAATTCACAAACTTCTAACTGTTGTACATACTTATTCTTTTATAACTATAAAGAAGCAATGCTTCTTATTGGCAATGAGATTTCTTTGCCTCTATCAGATTTAGAGTGAATGATGGGGAGGACAACTACACAACTCTTCCAAGAATAGACCCTTCTGTGAGCCAAAGGATCCCGACACAACAtggtaattttacattttttatttatttgtgaatgagtttaatttttccttGTTGAGGCTTTTGCTTTGTAGGCAGAATAGCTGGCCCTAGGCAAATCATATGATACATCAACTCCAGTGTCTAGAAATGCAACCATATATTGCAGCACTGAAATTTTGTCACTTGACTGGGAATGTAAATCAGACCGCTTGGTATGTGAATTGATTTATCATGGTGATTGAGTTTATTCAGTTGTAATGATTATGAGATGagattatgaattaaattattaagttgtTCCTCTTGATAAAAAGCTTCTTATAGGTACATCCGATGGGTGCATTAAGGCATGGAATGTGGATGCAAAGAGAGTTGTCTGTGACCTCAACACAACCGAAGCATTTCCAAGGTATTTCCTAATTATATATTGGCCTAATATTCGcagaaacatatttaaaccttgTATATTTTCCAGGTTTCTGTGTATTGCCTTTTTAACTCTCCTACTTGTGGTTTTACAGTGTATTGGACATAAAGTGCAGTCCTGTGGAACCTATTTTTGTGTCTGCAGCAGCATCTGGAGGgtatttgttaaatttctaaatattgaattctttgttgaactagtaatttaatttattgatttgatCCTCTGttgtaacttttaataaaatgttaGTCTTATTATGAAATGTATGTTTTGCTGTTTTGATTTCGGACATAAGGATGAACTATGGAATATGAGGACCTTACTTTCTTTGTAGGGCTGGTTCTAACTATATTGACAACCTGGGTTTTGCTTCACTTACTGTGTGGAACATGAAGACATGGAAAGCCATGGTATGTTCTTCTTTGTATAAaatgttttatgtttatgttgtttatggctatttttaattttggatttcaTAAAGACAGTCCTTCCTCTTGGAGAAGATCCACCAGCAATTACTTCTCTATGCTTTAATCACAATGGAAAGATTTTGGCAGCTTCTGCCGTTGATGGAATGATTCACATGTTTGGTATCCttaattttgttcatttgattGTTTCCTTGGTTTGATATACTTAGTGATTAATATGTGAAGTAAAATATAATGTAATTTTGTTGCTGTTAAACATATTTCcaatataatttgatttcattgtcatatttccatatttctattgttatttgatttctttctaatttctcttaattctttagtttctaattatttatcaataatatcCATCACACTTAAATCCCCACAATTTCAACAATTGGTTGCATTTATTAAGTTATATCTTCCCTTGCTGGAGTTGCCAATTTGCTGGGATTTCTTGTTCAGTGAAATAAAATGGTGCATTTCTTTTAAAGATAAATGTATTTAGAATGTTCTAGCAGTGGCCACATGATTTGACAATCATGTCATCCTTAACTAGTCGAAGACATGTCTGCTGGTCTACAAATCACTGGCTGGCCTGCACATGATTCTTCCATCAGTTCAATTCTGTTTGGACCAGATGAGACTAGCATTTTTAGCCTGGGCTCTGATGGGAAGGcaagtattataaatttaatgttattccaGCTTGTGAAATGGGTTgtacatttatattaatttattctttgttGTCAGATTTTTGAGTGGAGTTTGCAAAATCAAGGTCAAATCCTGTGGTCGAGAGACTCTAGTAGGTATATTTCTAGTTTGACACCTTACACTTAGATGTAcactgtttcttttttcttttgtgcggctcaaaatagtttttattagCCAAATgcaggaaaatttgatgcatgaaATAGAGGATTGTCATATCAGACTCAAGAAGTAAACAGACTTcattatttatgaataaattatagaaataatcTGGTTTTTTTAGGCCAGATTTTAGTACAAACTTCAACAAAGACAGGGTTTCTCCCTAACAAGGAATTTCCTCTTTCAAAATACCAGAAATTCCAATCAAGCATCTTAATTGCCTTCTACAAATTAGTCACACAACCTATATATAACTATCATGCAACATATAAATGCCTAATCCTAGATAACTTCCTAATACAGAATTATAACATCCTAATTACAATTTGGGCTTTGGGTCTAACAactcaataatataaaattggttTGGAAGGTTAGGATTGTCCGAGTCTTATAATGACTATATTggccatatttttttta encodes the following:
- the LOC114370819 gene encoding uncharacterized protein LOC114370819 encodes the protein MYDTPVELKWDGSKFGLSNVDASFFLTFSDVNEIVAGYKCLNISILQLWMLFLDEWSSTLGHASVYGFLEPQSIHNAKDRRAECEHYLQAWLKESQREVYLGAYLNQGHWQLVVLCPATNVVAWFCSLRKKPDTHIKTAINNAMKSANTTADGTNNPATPKWVEVKSHVQSGGYECGYYVMHWMWNIVGGGLKNDWSMWFLDGTALDNETITTIRQKWAAYFLKVQSIQCTKS
- the LOC114370820 gene encoding WD repeat-containing protein 91-like, with the translated sequence MKTWKAMTVLPLGEDPPAITSLCFNHNGKILAASAVDGMIHMFDMSAGLQITGWPAHDSSISSILFGPDETSIFSLGSDGKIFEWSLQNQGQILWSRDSSRFCYPLNDSKYCRHEMALDANGRRLLVTSSSFRAPIYQVNDSW